The following coding sequences are from one bacterium SCSIO 12741 window:
- a CDS encoding RNA methyltransferase: protein MHENWNSTKKEALWDFLQQYLTDERRELFEQILEYRTDHFAVCVEDVYHEHNAGALVRTAECFGIQKLFVMQDINDFNVQKGMSKGAEHWLDIEYYRRKGRSTYDCMDRVRELGYQVVATTPHSNDVDLREFDFTQKSAFFFGKEKAGLSPEIVEQADVCLRIPIYGVTESYNISVSAALILYELTQKLHNSNLDWRLSADEQREKRLNWALHSITRSDVFVREFERLYKRA from the coding sequence ATGCACGAAAATTGGAATTCGACCAAAAAAGAGGCTCTGTGGGACTTTTTGCAACAATACCTGACCGATGAGCGTCGGGAGCTATTTGAGCAAATATTGGAGTACAGAACCGACCATTTTGCGGTTTGTGTAGAAGATGTTTACCACGAACACAATGCCGGCGCCTTGGTAAGAACAGCTGAGTGCTTTGGGATTCAGAAGCTGTTTGTGATGCAAGACATCAACGATTTTAATGTGCAAAAAGGCATGTCTAAAGGTGCGGAGCATTGGTTAGACATTGAATACTACAGGCGAAAAGGGCGTTCGACCTACGACTGCATGGATCGGGTTCGCGAATTGGGCTATCAGGTTGTAGCTACCACTCCCCATTCCAATGATGTAGACTTAAGGGAATTTGATTTCACCCAAAAATCGGCTTTCTTTTTTGGTAAAGAAAAGGCTGGGCTATCTCCTGAAATTGTCGAGCAGGCCGATGTTTGCTTGCGTATTCCCATCTATGGCGTTACGGAGAGCTATAACATATCGGTATCCGCAGCACTCATCCTTTACGAGCTTACCCAAAAACTACACAACTCCAATCTCGACTGGCGACTATCGGCCGATGAACAGCGGGAGAAACGATTGAATTGGGCCCTTCATTCCATAACACGAAGCGACGTATTTGTACGAGAATTTGAGCGTTTATATAAGAGAGCTTAA
- a CDS encoding phosphoadenylyl-sulfate reductase: MKATMSDAELTGMRAELKGLSPVEGIQRVAQWAGRGVVCSTAFGLEGQLITHYIATHQLPVELFTIDTGRLFPETYDTWFRTLNRYAIKIQTYVPEHTGLQMMLEVDGPNSFYQSPENRLNCCFLRKVEPLQRALTGKRVWISGLRGGQSKDRAQRSQWEYDAKMHIYKYYPLFNWSEEEVIQKIKEYRVPYNPLYDQGFKSIGCAPCTRSLTLGEEARDGRWWWESSKKECGLHS; this comes from the coding sequence ATGAAAGCAACAATGAGTGATGCGGAATTAACAGGGATGAGGGCCGAGTTGAAAGGGCTCTCACCGGTAGAAGGAATTCAGCGGGTAGCTCAATGGGCGGGTAGAGGAGTGGTGTGCTCCACAGCCTTTGGACTGGAGGGACAATTAATTACCCATTACATCGCCACCCATCAGCTTCCGGTAGAACTCTTTACCATAGACACAGGGCGCTTGTTTCCTGAGACATACGACACTTGGTTTAGAACGCTCAATCGCTACGCCATAAAAATTCAAACCTATGTTCCCGAGCATACCGGACTGCAGATGATGCTTGAAGTGGATGGACCCAATTCCTTTTACCAAAGTCCCGAGAATAGATTGAACTGCTGTTTTCTCCGAAAGGTGGAACCTCTGCAAAGAGCGTTGACTGGAAAACGTGTATGGATTAGTGGTTTACGAGGAGGACAGTCCAAGGATAGGGCACAACGATCGCAGTGGGAATATGACGCCAAAATGCACATTTACAAGTATTATCCCCTGTTTAATTGGAGCGAAGAGGAGGTTATTCAAAAGATAAAGGAGTACCGGGTACCCTATAATCCACTGTATGATCAAGGATTTAAAAGTATTGGTTGTGCTCCGTGTACCCGTTCACTCACGCTGGGAGAAGAAGCCCGGGATGGCCGTTGGTGGTGGGAAAGCTCTAAAAAAGAATGCGGTTTGCACAGTTAA
- a CDS encoding Rrf2 family transcriptional regulator, whose protein sequence is MISKKTKYALLALGYLAEKYDQGPQLISEIAVETKIPKKFLEAILLELKKIGVLSSKMGKGGGYYLRKPPSDVGLAKIIRFMNGPIAMLPCVSLNFYEKCDECTSEKECGLNKVMIEVRDTTLKVLENKTVADLINR, encoded by the coding sequence ATGATTTCTAAGAAAACGAAATATGCCTTATTGGCTTTGGGGTATTTGGCCGAAAAATACGATCAGGGACCACAGCTGATTTCTGAAATCGCCGTGGAAACCAAGATTCCCAAAAAATTTTTGGAAGCCATTTTATTAGAACTGAAAAAGATCGGTGTGCTTTCCAGTAAGATGGGCAAGGGGGGAGGTTACTACCTGCGTAAACCGCCATCGGATGTTGGATTGGCCAAGATCATTCGATTTATGAATGGCCCGATTGCCATGTTGCCCTGTGTGAGTCTGAATTTCTATGAAAAGTGCGATGAGTGCACGAGTGAAAAGGAATGTGGTTTGAACAAGGTGATGATTGAAGTTCGCGATACAACACTTAAAGTATTGGAAAATAAGACAGTAGCAGATTTGATTAACCGTTGA
- a CDS encoding quinone-dependent dihydroorotate dehydrogenase: MYALIKPLLFTMTPEKAHHFTTRMLKNVFMIPGMRSLFRSMYTVKHPSLEREVFGLKFPNPVGLAAGFDKNAELYPDFKDLGFGFIEIGTVTPKGQPGNPKPRMFRLPADEGLINRMGFNNEGVEAAVANLKNRDKNLIIGGNIGKNKVTPNEEATEDYRLCFQALYPYVDYFVVNVSSPNTPNLRALQDKKPLTELLSELQRLNQEKPKTKPILLKIAPDLTDEQLDDIVDIVNDTQIDGVIATNTTIDRSGLKTSETITSEAGGLSGAPVKNRSTEVIRYLHQKGQNKFPIIGVGGITSAQDALEKLDAGAALVQVYTGLIYKGPGLIKAINQALVKRA, translated from the coding sequence ATGTACGCTCTAATTAAGCCCCTTCTGTTTACGATGACTCCTGAAAAGGCGCATCATTTTACCACCCGAATGCTCAAGAATGTTTTTATGATTCCTGGTATGCGGTCACTCTTTCGCTCGATGTACACCGTGAAGCACCCATCCCTGGAGCGCGAAGTTTTTGGGCTTAAATTCCCGAATCCAGTTGGACTGGCAGCTGGCTTTGATAAAAACGCCGAGTTGTATCCTGATTTTAAGGACTTGGGCTTTGGTTTCATTGAAATAGGTACAGTAACGCCCAAAGGTCAACCGGGAAACCCTAAGCCCCGCATGTTTCGTCTACCCGCCGATGAGGGACTGATCAATCGTATGGGCTTTAACAATGAAGGAGTAGAAGCCGCTGTGGCCAATTTGAAGAATCGGGATAAGAACCTGATTATTGGTGGAAACATCGGTAAAAACAAGGTGACTCCTAATGAGGAAGCCACCGAAGACTATCGCTTGTGTTTTCAGGCCTTGTACCCCTATGTGGATTATTTCGTGGTCAATGTTTCTTCTCCAAATACTCCGAACCTTCGGGCTCTGCAAGACAAAAAGCCGCTTACCGAATTGCTGAGTGAATTGCAACGGCTTAATCAAGAGAAACCTAAAACTAAGCCCATCCTTTTGAAAATTGCTCCGGATTTGACCGATGAACAGTTGGATGATATTGTAGATATCGTGAACGATACCCAAATCGATGGCGTTATTGCCACCAATACAACAATTGATCGCAGCGGCTTAAAGACTTCAGAAACCATTACCTCGGAAGCCGGTGGATTGAGCGGAGCTCCGGTAAAAAATCGTTCTACGGAAGTGATTCGTTACTTGCACCAAAAAGGACAAAACAAATTCCCTATCATCGGAGTAGGGGGAATTACTTCTGCTCAGGATGCCTTGGAAAAACTGGATGCGGGCGCGGCCCTGGTTCAGGTTTATACCGGATTGATTTACAAAGGCCCCGGTCTAATTAAGGCCATTAATCAGGCTTTGGTTAAGCGGGCATAG
- the ribB gene encoding 3,4-dihydroxy-2-butanone-4-phosphate synthase yields the protein MKSRLNTIEEAIEDIRQGKIVIVVDDEDRENEGDFIAAAEHMTPEMVNFMATHGRGLICCSIPEERCHELGLELMVADNTALHATPFTVSVDLIGHGCTTGISASDRAKTIQALVDPNTNPEELGKPGHIFPLRAKSGGVLRRTGHTEATIDLARLAGLKPGGALVEIMNEDGTMARLPQLLEIAERFDMKVISIEDLVAYRMREERIISREVEVDVPTEYGPVKLIGFRQLTTNDEHLAVTIGDWKEDDEVLVRVHSASSLGDIFSSFKHDRPSLLSRAFEEIHKEGKGAVIYMQQGIRGLGLVNKLKSYQYDLEQDKESTPDLNLKMDEKDYGVGAQIIRDLGIRKMRLITNKPQNRIGIIGYGLEITDTVPVGN from the coding sequence ATGAAATCACGTTTGAATACCATTGAGGAAGCCATTGAAGATATTCGCCAGGGAAAAATCGTTATCGTAGTAGACGATGAGGATCGCGAAAATGAGGGTGACTTTATTGCCGCAGCCGAGCACATGACCCCTGAAATGGTAAACTTTATGGCTACCCACGGGCGTGGTCTTATTTGTTGTTCTATTCCTGAGGAACGCTGTCATGAGCTTGGTTTGGAGCTTATGGTTGCCGATAACACGGCTCTTCATGCTACTCCATTCACCGTTTCAGTGGATTTGATTGGCCATGGCTGTACGACCGGTATTTCGGCATCAGACCGTGCTAAAACTATTCAGGCCTTGGTTGACCCAAATACCAATCCGGAAGAGTTAGGTAAACCTGGACACATTTTTCCACTACGCGCCAAATCGGGCGGAGTGCTAAGACGTACGGGTCATACAGAAGCCACAATCGATTTGGCTCGATTGGCCGGACTAAAACCAGGTGGTGCTTTGGTAGAAATCATGAATGAAGATGGAACCATGGCCAGACTACCACAGTTGCTTGAAATCGCCGAACGCTTTGATATGAAGGTGATTTCTATTGAAGATTTGGTAGCCTATCGGATGCGTGAAGAACGTATTATTAGCCGAGAGGTAGAAGTAGATGTGCCTACTGAATACGGTCCTGTAAAATTGATTGGATTCCGTCAATTGACAACCAATGACGAACACCTTGCTGTAACCATCGGTGACTGGAAAGAAGATGATGAAGTTTTGGTTCGGGTACACTCGGCCAGTAGCTTGGGAGACATTTTTAGCTCCTTTAAGCACGATCGTCCTTCCTTGCTCTCCCGTGCTTTTGAAGAAATTCACAAAGAAGGCAAAGGAGCCGTTATTTACATGCAACAAGGGATTCGTGGATTGGGATTGGTAAACAAGCTGAAAAGCTACCAATACGACCTGGAACAAGACAAAGAATCAACGCCTGATCTAAACCTGAAAATGGACGAGAAGGATTATGGAGTTGGTGCTCAAATTATCCGGGATCTTGGAATCCGCAAAATGCGTTTGATCACTAATAAGCCTCAAAATCGTATTGGAATTATAGGTTACGGTTTGGAAATTACGGATACGGTTCCTGTAGGAAACTAA
- a CDS encoding translocation/assembly module TamB domain-containing protein has translation MGGLVVILLLVYLALLATPVQTWLANKVLTNLAESHGVTWRAGEVDIKPVSEIRLKDVYIEDLRKDTLLYASELVVLIDDFNLDKSIFDLEKVELYGARFFLKSYEGDTVTNLQFIIDQFTSTDTSSSAAPQISIAETQIEDLKFVWWDYNDSSSTQGIDFAHIDVSAFATQIQNFEWANEEIKADIQQLSFQERSGFTLNSLHTQFAMLPQEMVFDELLLTTPATFVRGDYRMKYDQFADFANYIEKVKMVAHLDSAQVNGGDIAYFSDALLGLNAEVSMGGQFTGTVEDFSIRDLDLGLGSQTRIRGDLMMKGLPDIEQTRISLDLDPSEIRIRDLLQIPLPPFDQQKHLTLPKEVLALQKVKVQGKFKGTYNHFHTDLALESPMGAALAKLAVHEERSQIPGYEGFVAVKKLNVGKLLGNEQVGLLSAQLDIKGHGITLETLETEIKGSLDRFDFSGYSYRGGEIDAELKKGWFDGDFTLNDELAELDFSGQINFNSDLPRFQFQLDVDTLYPVALNLIDRDSSAFFSAILDVDFQGFQPDNLSGKALLRELKYSEEGKIFKLDELKGRAFTVQGIPQIEFRSSAIRGIFKGTATPGDLQASFLRMMDHSLPSLVDQHQEEDLDFIFSAYLEIFDLNDLLAIFVPELSFDEAIKFRARYNTEKDIVRLEAEVPQARYQGYSLDTFEFELFYQDSAWEQQTRVQNIHLDEDLTIRNFVALGNANRDSVDLQFQFLNISQTENSSDIRIHGRVLGPEEFRFQVDSSEVVVADSVWSIPGGNQIHIDGREVVFKNLKGSSGEKFISLNGEISKRAESELVALFKGLNLSNFNRITGFSEAQLSGHLTGEVTLQDVYNNALLHSDLDLKNFYLNGESIGSGRLLSSWETEWKRLKVYFDLSRPAPLGIKDTIHSVLVHGYYYPNSSDTSLQLKVRSDGLELRAVQPFVAEYMDELKGKIHGELDLKGNLEHPELSGYLTLDSGRLQVSYLKVPYHCHQQTLQIKPDSVIIDNFVVLDKYDHEARVDGWLTHKNWQNLRYQVDVTPHNFMVLNTTSDDNSLYYGVAFLDTGASKENIVQIFGAEDSLGLTVKSNVVNESKFYIPLYTADEVSKTGYITFVQSSLPEEEKMEKEPETDLTGISIEFDINVDPSTEVQLIFDETTGDILKSVGGGNIQMDINSSGDFEMFGTYEVRDGSYMFTYENLFSKRFKIQRGSQIIWNGDPFNAQLNMTAVYRVKAPLGDILGDSTMTRKVDNECLMILTKNLAEPDIDFDIRIRNVDSEIESQVKSQMPTQDDVTKQVFSLLLFNRYSPPESNYSGGGLASSTGSELLTNQINNWLSKMDNSILEVGFSELKKDNVEVALSKNLLNDRLKFESNVGVNNSETNTSQNQFVGDFTLEYLIKEDGKVRAKVFNRTSDYSIENQNSSSQTQGIGIFYQEDFNTIGEFLHKVFGKKTPEEKAQKEAEKALQKERQEERKKQNKEDKEARKKAREAARMGTEDETEGESNP, from the coding sequence TTGGGTGGGCTGGTGGTGATTTTGTTGCTGGTCTACTTGGCGTTACTTGCTACGCCAGTCCAAACCTGGTTGGCCAATAAGGTCCTTACCAATCTTGCTGAATCCCATGGGGTTACCTGGAGAGCTGGTGAAGTGGATATCAAGCCAGTGAGCGAAATTCGATTGAAGGACGTTTACATTGAGGACTTAAGGAAGGACACCTTACTCTATGCTTCTGAACTGGTTGTTTTGATTGACGACTTTAATCTGGACAAGAGCATTTTTGACCTGGAAAAGGTTGAATTGTATGGAGCGCGTTTCTTTTTGAAGTCCTACGAAGGGGATACGGTGACCAATCTGCAGTTCATTATAGATCAATTCACATCTACAGATACCAGTAGCTCTGCAGCCCCGCAAATCAGCATTGCTGAAACCCAGATCGAAGATTTAAAATTCGTTTGGTGGGATTACAACGATTCCAGTTCTACCCAGGGAATTGACTTTGCCCATATCGATGTATCCGCTTTTGCCACTCAAATTCAAAACTTTGAATGGGCCAACGAGGAGATAAAAGCCGATATCCAGCAACTAAGTTTTCAGGAACGATCAGGATTTACGCTCAATTCGCTACATACCCAGTTTGCCATGCTTCCTCAGGAAATGGTATTCGATGAACTTTTGTTGACTACTCCAGCCACCTTTGTTCGCGGAGATTACCGAATGAAATATGACCAATTTGCCGATTTCGCCAACTATATCGAAAAGGTGAAGATGGTTGCTCATTTGGATTCGGCCCAGGTTAATGGAGGAGATATCGCCTATTTCTCAGATGCCCTATTGGGATTGAATGCTGAAGTTAGCATGGGCGGTCAGTTCACCGGTACGGTTGAGGACTTTAGTATTCGCGATCTGGATTTGGGATTGGGAAGTCAAACCCGAATTCGAGGTGATTTAATGATGAAAGGATTGCCGGATATCGAGCAAACACGCATTAGTTTGGACTTGGATCCTTCTGAGATTCGTATTCGGGATTTACTTCAGATTCCGCTACCGCCATTTGATCAACAAAAACACCTCACATTACCCAAAGAAGTATTGGCTCTGCAAAAGGTAAAGGTTCAAGGGAAATTTAAAGGAACCTATAACCACTTTCATACAGATTTGGCACTGGAGTCACCTATGGGAGCGGCTTTGGCCAAGTTGGCGGTTCATGAAGAGCGCAGCCAGATACCGGGATACGAGGGTTTTGTAGCGGTCAAAAAACTCAATGTTGGAAAATTACTGGGCAATGAGCAAGTTGGATTGTTATCTGCTCAGCTTGATATCAAAGGACATGGCATAACCTTGGAAACGCTGGAAACCGAAATCAAAGGGAGTCTGGATCGATTCGATTTTAGTGGCTATTCTTATCGGGGAGGTGAGATTGATGCAGAGCTCAAGAAAGGTTGGTTTGATGGCGATTTTACCTTGAACGATGAGCTTGCTGAGCTTGACTTTAGTGGGCAAATCAACTTTAATAGTGATTTACCACGATTCCAGTTTCAGTTGGATGTAGATACGTTATATCCAGTGGCTCTTAATTTGATTGATCGGGATTCGAGTGCCTTTTTTAGTGCCATTTTAGATGTGGACTTTCAAGGTTTTCAGCCCGATAACTTGAGTGGAAAAGCGCTGCTGAGAGAACTTAAATACAGCGAAGAAGGGAAAATCTTTAAACTCGATGAATTAAAGGGTAGAGCCTTTACCGTTCAAGGGATTCCTCAAATAGAATTTAGGAGCTCAGCCATTCGAGGCATTTTTAAAGGAACTGCGACACCTGGAGATCTGCAAGCATCCTTTCTTAGGATGATGGATCATTCGCTACCGAGTTTGGTCGATCAGCATCAGGAAGAGGATTTGGATTTCATCTTTTCGGCTTATCTGGAGATTTTTGATTTGAATGACTTGTTGGCCATTTTCGTTCCAGAGCTATCCTTCGATGAAGCCATCAAATTCAGGGCTCGTTATAATACCGAAAAAGACATTGTTCGCCTGGAAGCAGAAGTACCTCAAGCCAGGTATCAGGGCTATTCACTGGATACCTTCGAATTTGAGCTCTTCTACCAGGATTCGGCTTGGGAACAACAAACCCGGGTTCAAAACATTCACCTGGATGAGGATTTAACCATTCGCAATTTTGTGGCCCTGGGCAATGCAAATCGCGACTCCGTAGATCTCCAATTTCAATTTCTCAACATTAGTCAAACCGAGAACTCCAGTGATATCCGCATTCATGGTAGAGTCCTGGGACCGGAAGAATTTCGTTTTCAAGTAGATTCAAGTGAAGTAGTCGTAGCCGACTCCGTTTGGTCCATTCCCGGAGGCAACCAAATTCATATTGATGGTAGGGAAGTGGTATTCAAAAACCTGAAAGGATCGAGTGGAGAAAAATTCATTTCACTAAATGGGGAGATATCGAAAAGAGCAGAGAGCGAATTGGTAGCCCTATTTAAAGGACTTAACCTGTCCAACTTTAACCGGATTACTGGTTTTTCTGAGGCCCAGCTGTCCGGACACCTAACCGGGGAAGTAACCTTACAAGATGTGTATAACAATGCCTTGTTGCACAGTGATCTTGACCTTAAGAATTTCTACCTCAATGGAGAATCCATCGGTTCCGGTCGATTATTGTCTTCCTGGGAAACCGAATGGAAACGCCTAAAAGTCTACTTTGATCTATCCAGACCGGCCCCATTGGGTATTAAGGATACAATTCATTCAGTACTCGTCCACGGGTATTATTACCCCAACAGCTCCGACACCAGCCTTCAGTTGAAAGTAAGGAGTGATGGACTGGAGCTTCGAGCGGTTCAGCCCTTTGTAGCCGAATACATGGATGAACTGAAAGGAAAGATCCATGGTGAATTGGATTTGAAAGGAAACCTGGAACATCCCGAACTCAGTGGATACTTGACCCTCGATAGTGGAAGGTTACAAGTGTCTTACCTCAAAGTACCTTACCACTGCCACCAACAAACGCTGCAGATTAAACCCGACTCCGTCATCATTGACAATTTTGTGGTTTTGGACAAGTATGATCACGAAGCCCGTGTGGATGGTTGGTTGACCCATAAAAACTGGCAAAACCTGCGGTATCAAGTAGATGTGACGCCTCACAACTTCATGGTGTTGAATACCACTTCAGATGATAACTCCCTTTATTACGGAGTAGCGTTTTTGGATACAGGTGCCTCCAAGGAAAATATTGTTCAGATTTTTGGGGCAGAAGATTCCCTGGGCCTTACCGTCAAGTCGAATGTGGTTAATGAATCGAAGTTCTACATACCGCTTTACACGGCCGATGAAGTAAGCAAAACAGGTTACATCACCTTTGTTCAATCCTCTCTTCCCGAAGAAGAGAAAATGGAGAAGGAGCCAGAAACCGATTTAACCGGTATTTCGATTGAGTTTGACATCAATGTGGATCCAAGTACCGAAGTACAACTCATTTTTGACGAAACCACGGGTGATATTCTAAAATCGGTCGGTGGAGGAAATATTCAAATGGACATTAACTCCAGTGGCGATTTCGAGATGTTTGGTACCTACGAAGTCCGCGACGGGAGCTACATGTTTACCTATGAAAACCTATTTAGCAAACGATTCAAAATTCAACGAGGTAGCCAGATTATCTGGAACGGGGATCCCTTCAATGCCCAGTTGAACATGACCGCTGTATACCGGGTGAAAGCGCCATTAGGAGACATTCTTGGAGATAGTACCATGACCCGTAAAGTGGATAATGAATGTTTGATGATTCTAACCAAAAACCTGGCTGAGCCCGATATTGATTTTGACATCCGCATTAGAAACGTGGATTCGGAGATTGAGAGCCAGGTAAAAAGCCAAATGCCTACACAGGATGATGTGACTAAACAAGTGTTTTCCTTGTTGTTGTTTAACCGCTATTCTCCTCCCGAAAGTAACTACTCAGGCGGTGGACTTGCCAGTTCAACAGGTAGTGAACTTCTAACGAATCAGATTAATAACTGGTTGTCTAAAATGGATAACAGCATTTTGGAAGTCGGCTTTAGCGAGTTGAAAAAGGACAATGTGGAGGTGGCTCTATCGAAGAACTTGCTCAACGATCGTTTGAAGTTTGAAAGTAACGTGGGGGTAAACAACAGTGAGACCAATACTTCTCAAAATCAGTTTGTGGGTGACTTTACCTTGGAATACCTGATCAAGGAAGACGGTAAGGTGCGAGCCAAGGTGTTTAACCGTACGAGTGATTATTCCATCGAAAATCAAAACTCATCTTCTCAAACCCAGGGGATAGGAATTTTCTACCAGGAAGACTTCAATACGATTGGGGAATTCCTACATAAGGTTTTCGGAAAGAAAACTCCTGAAGAGAAAGCCCAGAAAGAAGCTGAAAAAGCTTTGCAAAAAGAACGCCAGGAAGAGCGTAAAAAGCAAAACAAAGAGGATAAAGAAGCTCGAAAAAAAGCCCGTGAAGCCGCCCGTATGGGGACCGAGGACGAAACGGAAGGGGAATCTAATCCTTAG
- the tsaD gene encoding tRNA (adenosine(37)-N6)-threonylcarbamoyltransferase complex transferase subunit TsaD, producing MSRPRYILAIESSCDDTSAAVLKDRAILSNLVANQKVHEQYGGVVPELASRAHQKNIIPVVHQAIEKAGIELSQLDAIAFTRGPGLMGSLLVGTSFVKGLALATGKPLIDVNHMQAHVLAHFIDNNEYDHPPEFPFLCLTVSGGHTQIIVVRDYLDMEIIGQTLDDAAGEAFDKTAKLLGLPYPGGPQIDKLARDGNPKAYSFAKAKIKGYDYSFSGLKTSVLYFLRDQIKKDPAFIEHHVNDLCASVQHTIVDTLFDKVLKATEDLNIKTVAIAGGVSANGLLRSRLKELGEIHNWKTYIPKFEFCTDNAAMIGIVGHFKLLNEDYCDLSALPDARLAYSHV from the coding sequence TTGAGCAGACCGCGTTATATACTGGCCATCGAATCATCATGTGACGATACTTCAGCAGCAGTGCTAAAAGATCGTGCCATACTTTCCAACCTTGTTGCAAATCAAAAAGTTCATGAGCAATACGGGGGCGTAGTACCCGAATTAGCAAGTAGGGCTCATCAAAAAAATATCATCCCCGTTGTTCATCAGGCTATCGAAAAGGCCGGAATCGAATTGAGTCAACTGGATGCGATCGCCTTTACCCGTGGCCCAGGTTTAATGGGTTCGCTGCTGGTGGGTACTTCTTTCGTTAAAGGACTGGCTCTGGCCACTGGAAAGCCTTTGATTGATGTAAACCACATGCAAGCTCACGTTTTGGCCCATTTCATCGATAATAACGAATATGATCATCCGCCCGAATTTCCATTCTTGTGCCTTACGGTTAGCGGTGGCCATACCCAGATCATCGTAGTTCGCGATTACCTGGATATGGAAATCATTGGTCAAACCTTGGATGATGCGGCCGGAGAGGCTTTTGACAAAACCGCTAAACTTCTTGGACTCCCCTATCCGGGAGGACCACAAATTGACAAGTTGGCTCGGGACGGAAATCCAAAGGCCTATTCCTTTGCTAAGGCAAAAATCAAGGGCTATGACTACAGCTTTAGCGGATTGAAGACCTCTGTTCTCTATTTTTTAAGGGATCAAATCAAAAAGGACCCAGCTTTTATTGAGCATCATGTCAATGATTTGTGCGCCTCTGTGCAACACACCATTGTGGATACACTTTTTGACAAAGTACTCAAGGCTACTGAAGATCTCAACATCAAAACTGTGGCCATTGCTGGTGGGGTATCTGCCAATGGATTGTTAAGAAGTCGGTTGAAAGAGCTTGGCGAGATCCATAATTGGAAAACCTATATCCCTAAATTTGAGTTCTGTACCGATAATGCTGCCATGATAGGAATTGTCGGGCATTTTAAACTTTTGAACGAAGATTATTGCGATCTTTCCGCTCTACCAGATGCCCGACTGGCCTATAGCCATGTTTAG
- the msrB gene encoding peptide-methionine (R)-S-oxide reductase MsrB produces the protein MTRLAIILVCVLPAFTSCGQNQQTNTNHEHTHAIPKSDKEWKERLTEQEYYVLRQKGTERAWTGEFVDYHGDGIFVCAGCGQELFDASTKFESGSGWPSFWDVIDPTKVKLVGDRSHGMVRDEVVCSRCNGHLGHVFNDGPKPTGLRYCINSVSLDVKE, from the coding sequence ATGACAAGATTGGCAATTATTCTCGTATGTGTTCTACCAGCTTTTACCAGCTGCGGGCAAAATCAGCAAACCAACACTAATCATGAACACACCCATGCTATTCCCAAAAGCGACAAAGAATGGAAGGAGCGATTGACCGAACAGGAATACTACGTGCTTCGTCAAAAAGGCACCGAAAGAGCCTGGACCGGTGAATTCGTAGATTATCACGGTGATGGCATCTTTGTATGCGCCGGTTGTGGGCAAGAACTCTTTGACGCATCCACCAAATTTGAATCTGGAAGTGGTTGGCCAAGTTTCTGGGACGTGATTGATCCTACCAAAGTCAAATTAGTTGGAGACCGTAGTCACGGTATGGTTAGAGATGAAGTAGTTTGCAGCCGATGTAACGGACACCTTGGCCACGTATTCAACGATGGCCCGAAACCTACCGGATTGCGCTATTGCATCAATTCCGTTTCTCTGGATGTTAAAGAGTAG